The following coding sequences are from one Panicum hallii strain FIL2 chromosome 5, PHallii_v3.1, whole genome shotgun sequence window:
- the LOC112891614 gene encoding UDP-glucuronate:xylan alpha-glucuronosyltransferase 1-like yields MTGGGVRKKSGITKLLVLLLFFASAIVALLVGGNGCCVIVQVAVLPRIIPVSLRGAPPTDSHPSGEIPTTSTGVASSSAHGRQESEAEAASEEEEELPARPYAADSNWDIQWESVARSLSSYSVNDTGSGIVRVGLLNFNSSEVARWRSTLPTADVRAVSLAPAAGDVTWKALYPNWIDEDSNRNNCPSLPDPDPPLREYYDLVAVKLPCRRQGWYRDVRRLHLQLSAAKLALHGSSSSVPKAGMVLILSEPKCLPLPNLFPCKQLLARHAHAWLYRPDAAYLRDRLNLPVGSCQLAVPSLRPQPSPGQPGEAPRSGIGRQAYATVLHSADAYVCGAIALAQSIRQTGSTRDLVALVDAQNVGAEQRAALATAGWQVRPAPRIRNPRAARDAYNEWNYSKFRLWQLTNYDKVVFLDADLLVLRSMDFLFEEALELSATVNSGARFNSGVMVLEPCNCTFELLMAGIHDIDSYNGGDQGYLNEVFPWWHRLPRRANLLKYAWDEGDRAAQARVLGAEPAEVHAVHYLGIKPWLCYRDYDCNWNVAALRRFASDEAHARWWAVHDRIEPAELRDRFCALPEGQVAMLEQHRREAATVNASDGHWNRTITDPRRLIKGHYQH; encoded by the coding sequence GGGAGCTCCTCCTACCGATAGCCATCCAAGTGGCGAGATCCCTACGACGTCCACGGGAGTAGCATCATCATCAGCTCATGGTCGTCAGGAGTCAGAGGCAGAAGCagcctccgaggaggaggaggagctcccTGCTAGACCGTACGCGGCGGACAGCAACTGGGACATCCAGTGGGAGAGCGTCGCCAGGAGCCTCTCGTCATACAGCGTTAACGACACTGGCAGCGGCATCGTCAGAGTGGGCCTGCTCAACTTCAACTCGTCGGAGGTGGCGCGCTGGAGGAGCACGTTGCCGACCGCCGACGTCCGGGCGGTGAGCCTGGCGCCTGCCGCGGGCGACGTCACCTGGAAAGCCCTCTACCCGAACTGGATCGACGAGGACAGCAACAGAAACAACTGCCCCTCCCTCCCCGACCCCGATCCGCCGCTGCGTGAATATTACGATCTCGTCGCCGTCAAGCTCCCCTGCCGCCGCCAAGGCTGGTATAGGGACGTGCGCaggctccacctccagctctcCGCCGCCAAGCTCGCCCTCCACGGAAGCAGCTCGAGTGTTCCTAAGGCTGGCATGGTGTTGATCCTGAGCGAGCCCAAGTGCCTCCCACTGCCCAACCTCTTCCCCTGCAAGCAACTCCTCGCGCGCCATGCCCACGCCTGGCTCTACCGCCCCGACGCCGCCTACCTCCGCGATCGCCTCAACCTGCCCGTCGGCTCCTGCCAGCTCGCCGTCCCTTCTCTCCGGCCGCAGCCGTCACCTGGACAACCGGGTGAGGCGCCAAGATCAGGGATCGGCAGGCAGGCCTACGCCACCGTGCTGCACTCCGCCGACGCCTACGTCTGCGGCGCCATCGCGCTGGCGCAGAGCATCCGGCAGACGGGGTCGACGCGCGACCTGGTGGCATTGGTGGACGCGCAGAACGTGGGCGCCGAGCAGCGCGCCGCTCTCGCGACGGCGGGCTGGCAGGTGCGCCCGGCCCCGCGCATCCGCAAcccgcgcgcggcgcgcgacGCCTACAACGAGTGGAACTACAGTAAGTTCCGGCTGTGGCAGCTGACCAACTACGACAAGGTGGTATTCCTGGACGCCGACCTGCTGGTGCTGCGCAGCATGGACTTCCTGTTCGAGGAGGCGCTGGAACTGAGCGCGACGGTCAACAGCGGCGCGCGCTTCAACTCGGGCGTGATGGTGCTGGAGCCGTGCAACTGCACCTTCGAGCTGCTCATGGCGGGCATCCACGACATCGACTCCTACAACGGCGGCGACCAGGGGTACCTGAACGAGGTGTTCCCGTGGTGGCACCgcctgccgcgccgcgccaaCCTTCTCAAGTACGCCTGGGACGAAGGGGACcgggcggcgcaggcgcgggtGCTGGGAGCGGAGCCGGCGGAGGTGCACGCGGTGCACTACCTGGGCATCAAGCCTTGGCTGTGCTACCGCGACTACGACTGCAACTGGAACGTGGCGGCGCTGCGGCGGTTCGCGAGCGACGAGGCGCACGCGCGGTGGTGGGCGGTGCACGACCGGATCGAGCCCGCGGAGCTGAGGGACCGGTTCTGCGCGCTGCCAGAGGGCCAGGTGGCGATGCTGGAGCAGCACAGGAGGGAAGCGGCCACGGTCAATGCGTCGGACGGCCACTGGAACCGCACAATCACCGATCCGCGCCGCCTCATCAAAGGCCATTACCAGCACTAG